A single Pseudomonadota bacterium DNA region contains:
- a CDS encoding chemotaxis protein CheX produces the protein MNDDLRQMVYQSLADVFGIMFYIPIEPLADQPPREMWESEKHYVEARIAINCGDGSSFQAMFFFPEDLARNIAINFMGIDEEAVDEEKVIDAVREAANMAVGGLLGKIDPEAKCQLGIPSATMSTGFSPGGLLDAPGACVYETEFGYLWIDFGNLDRIG, from the coding sequence ATGAATGACGATCTCAGGCAGATGGTTTATCAGTCTCTGGCCGATGTTTTCGGAATCATGTTTTACATCCCGATCGAACCCCTGGCGGATCAGCCGCCCCGGGAAATGTGGGAGTCAGAGAAACATTATGTTGAGGCGAGGATAGCTATCAATTGTGGAGATGGCTCTTCTTTCCAGGCAATGTTCTTTTTTCCTGAAGATTTGGCCAGAAACATTGCCATCAATTTCATGGGCATTGACGAAGAGGCGGTCGACGAGGAAAAGGTCATTGATGCGGTCCGGGAGGCTGCCAATATGGCGGTGGGTGGACTGTTGGGGAAAATTGATCCCGAAGCAAAATGCCAGCTGGGGATTCCATCCGCAACCATGTCTACCGGATTTTCTCCGGGCGGTCTTCTTGATGCGCCTGGTGCATGCGTGTATGAGACGGAATTCGG
- a CDS encoding response regulator: protein MEFNVLIVDDSKTIRSVVMRVVEMSGVPVGEFLEAENGAEALEVVRGNKVDIILTDINMPVMDGLQFLEELKKDSGIKNIPVIMVSTEASETKITRAVRLGAEGYIKKPFVPETIREIMLKILNKKYGFVPGEDSVAEEGGDLDF from the coding sequence ATGGAATTCAATGTGTTGATAGTTGATGATTCAAAGACGATCCGCAGCGTGGTCATGCGCGTGGTGGAGATGTCCGGGGTCCCGGTGGGAGAATTCCTGGAGGCCGAGAATGGTGCCGAGGCACTTGAAGTCGTGCGCGGTAATAAGGTCGATATCATTCTCACCGACATCAATATGCCGGTCATGGACGGGCTGCAGTTTCTTGAAGAGCTCAAAAAAGATTCCGGGATTAAAAACATTCCGGTGATCATGGTGTCGACTGAGGCGAGTGAAACCAAAATCACCAGGGCCGTTCGCCTTGGCGCCGAGGGCTACATCAAGAAGCCCTTTGTGCCGGAAACCATTCGGGAGATCATGCTGAAGATTCTGAATAAGAAATATGGGTTTGTCCCTGGAGAAGACAGTGTCGCCGAAGAAGGTGGTGACTTGGATTTCTGA
- a CDS encoding HDOD domain-containing protein has product MSRAEEILSMVKHIPSFPKVAHKVMGMIDNPEVKAKDLAEVIQFDQAITANVLKMCNAAYFGLSRKVTSLDDALVVIGQSILKDIIIASSSAKYYKGAVGAGYDLEQGDLWKHSVAVAITAKMLAREIPGVDSSAAFTAGLLHDIGKRVVSSFVADEFEKIMAMVRLKNCSFVEAEVKCLGISHPELGARILEKWEFDKEMVEAVRMHHELDSLKGGPLMKVVTLSNSLVISTGIGVGADGLASRVNGEEMAKLGFTEEKMDLLMAEVVMEMEKAEDILNI; this is encoded by the coding sequence ATGAGCAGGGCAGAAGAAATACTGAGCATGGTCAAACATATTCCCTCTTTCCCGAAAGTGGCGCACAAGGTCATGGGGATGATTGATAATCCGGAGGTGAAAGCAAAAGACCTGGCGGAGGTGATTCAGTTCGATCAGGCCATTACGGCGAATGTCCTGAAAATGTGCAACGCCGCATATTTCGGGCTTTCCCGCAAGGTTACGTCACTGGATGATGCTCTGGTGGTGATCGGCCAGTCGATCCTGAAAGACATCATTATCGCGAGCAGCAGCGCCAAATATTATAAGGGGGCGGTCGGGGCCGGATATGATCTCGAGCAGGGAGATCTCTGGAAGCATTCCGTGGCCGTGGCCATTACCGCCAAGATGCTGGCCAGGGAGATCCCGGGTGTGGATTCCTCGGCTGCCTTTACTGCAGGGCTTCTCCATGATATCGGCAAAAGAGTGGTCAGCAGTTTTGTTGCCGATGAATTTGAAAAGATCATGGCCATGGTTCGACTCAAGAACTGCTCTTTTGTTGAGGCGGAAGTCAAATGCCTCGGCATTTCCCATCCGGAACTTGGCGCCAGAATTCTTGAAAAATGGGAGTTTGACAAGGAGATGGTCGAAGCAGTCAGGATGCACCATGAACTCGACTCACTGAAGGGTGGACCTTTGATGAAGGTTGTCACCTTAAGCAACAGCCTGGTGATCTCGACAGGAATCGGGGTCGGGGCGGATGGTCTTGCCTCAAGGGTGAATGGCGAGGAAATGGCGAAGCTTGGATTTACTGAAGAGAAGATGGACCTGCTGATGGCCGAAGTTGTCATGGAGATGGAAAAGGCCGAGGATATTCTGAATATTTGA
- a CDS encoding chemotaxis protein CheD: protein MKIVVGISDMKVSKAPEDTLITYSLGSCIGLVIYDPEARVGGILHYMLPESSLDKDKAERKPCMFADTGIPLLFKEAYKLGASKTRMVIKVVGGGQIMDADGVFNIGKRNYMTLRKMFLKNKVMIAKEDVGGTVNRTVSIDVATGVTTLKVSGKGVYEI from the coding sequence ATGAAAATTGTAGTTGGAATATCTGATATGAAGGTCAGCAAGGCGCCGGAGGATACCTTGATCACCTACTCCCTCGGTTCCTGCATAGGACTGGTAATCTATGACCCAGAGGCCAGGGTGGGCGGCATTCTTCATTATATGCTGCCGGAATCAAGTCTTGACAAGGACAAGGCTGAGAGAAAGCCCTGCATGTTTGCGGATACCGGGATCCCCCTGCTTTTCAAGGAGGCATACAAGCTTGGCGCATCCAAGACCCGGATGGTGATCAAGGTTGTCGGCGGAGGACAGATTATGGACGCCGACGGGGTATTTAATATCGGCAAGAGAAACTACATGACGTTGAGGAAAATGTTTCTCAAGAACAAGGTCATGATTGCCAAAGAGGATGTCGGTGGCACGGTCAACCGGACCGTAAGTATCGACGTGGCAACAGGTGTTACTACCCTCAAAGTTTCCGGTAAGGGGGTATATGAGATATGA
- a CDS encoding protein-glutamate O-methyltransferase CheR, giving the protein MKQPHNSARSVSGFGHEKMSMELFQAFSSLIFDKTGIFLKSEKRELLNARLGKRLRVTGIESFQDYYDHVIGNGGAGELVHMIDSVSTNFTSFFRENAHFDHLVTEVLPKLIETIGPRKNQITMWSSACSSGEEPYTLGMVVDDYLRKYPALNFNIHATDISTKVLAIAERGVYPEERVVKVPPLFLKRYFQKGVGRSDGLVKVRENLKKRISFKHFNLMDQYPWQEELDVIFCRNVMIYFNRETQKELVEKFHRCLRPGGYLFIGHSESISNIKHGFTQMAATAYRK; this is encoded by the coding sequence ATGAAACAACCGCATAATTCTGCCAGGTCCGTTTCGGGCTTCGGCCATGAGAAGATGTCGATGGAATTGTTTCAGGCTTTCAGCAGTCTGATCTTTGACAAAACCGGCATATTTCTCAAATCCGAGAAGCGGGAACTTCTTAACGCGCGACTCGGGAAGAGATTGCGGGTGACCGGCATCGAGTCTTTTCAGGATTATTATGATCACGTGATCGGCAATGGAGGGGCGGGTGAGTTGGTCCATATGATCGACAGTGTATCGACCAATTTCACCAGTTTTTTTCGCGAGAATGCACATTTTGATCATCTGGTCACCGAGGTTCTGCCGAAATTGATCGAAACCATTGGCCCCAGAAAAAATCAGATCACGATGTGGTCATCTGCCTGTTCATCGGGCGAAGAGCCTTATACTTTGGGAATGGTTGTTGATGATTATCTGCGAAAATATCCGGCCCTGAACTTCAATATTCATGCGACGGATATATCGACCAAGGTTCTGGCAATTGCGGAAAGAGGGGTTTATCCAGAGGAACGGGTCGTCAAGGTGCCGCCGCTTTTTCTGAAGCGTTATTTTCAGAAAGGGGTGGGCAGGAGTGACGGTCTCGTGAAAGTACGGGAAAACCTTAAGAAAAGAATCAGTTTCAAGCATTTTAATCTGATGGACCAATATCCATGGCAGGAGGAGCTTGATGTAATTTTCTGTCGGAACGTGATGATCTATTTTAACCGGGAGACCCAGAAGGAACTTGTAGAAAAATTCCATCGGTGCCTCAGGCCCGGAGGGTATCTGTTCATCGGTCACTCCGAGAGTATATCGAATATCAAGCATGGATTTACGCAGATGGCGGCAACGGCCTACAGAAAATAA
- a CDS encoding chemotaxis protein CheW yields MSDPGTSQAVKAKSTQGANKYLTFVLGEEQYGIEILKVREIIGVMEITVVPHTPSFIKGVINLRGRVIPIIDLRLKFEMGSRDYDERTCIIVVDVHGGSILVGMVVDSVSEVLNVVAKDIEPPPSFGSRLGDSTSILGMAKVNSEVTILVDVDKVVGKGIDLQFSEH; encoded by the coding sequence ATGAGTGATCCTGGAACAAGCCAAGCAGTCAAGGCAAAGTCAACTCAGGGGGCCAACAAATATCTTACATTTGTCCTTGGCGAAGAGCAGTACGGAATTGAGATTCTCAAGGTCAGAGAGATCATCGGAGTTATGGAGATCACCGTGGTTCCCCATACTCCGTCTTTCATTAAGGGCGTGATTAATTTACGGGGCAGGGTAATTCCGATCATTGATCTGCGGCTTAAATTTGAGATGGGCAGCCGGGATTACGATGAGAGAACATGCATCATAGTTGTTGATGTCCATGGGGGGTCAATTCTGGTCGGCATGGTAGTGGACTCAGTTTCGGAAGTCCTGAATGTGGTTGCCAAGGACATTGAGCCTCCCCCTTCTTTCGGTTCCAGACTCGGTGATTCGACGAGTATTCTCGGGATGGCCAAGGTGAACAGCGAAGTGACAATTCTTGTTGATGTTGACAAGGTGGTCGGCAAAGGGATCGACCTGCAATTCAGTGAACACTGA
- a CDS encoding chemotaxis protein CheA codes for MAGKKRGVSELLEEMALKIMMVEPGTLGEVGELLGFIEEFMSLDQSASPPELFRMADLLQKALEKIIMAELDDSAGNYERIGQCIVYMQEINRKGTSEAADVEKFCNDLKATGFAVSPQIFSGDSSAQAVEEPAGKEQSTEEDVNLDFLQDKELLTGFIEEAFDHLESIEVNVLDLEQNPDDLEIINNIFRPFHTIKGVSGFLNLKTINKLAHTTENLLDDVRNGVREMDSEVIDVVLSVGDALKSMVENIKDVLEKGVDSYKQFDISGFVKRISVLREGGSLPAEAGKAAERTVPAKESDDPVPADTETGKGEEPSGSDPDSDKKSDDGQSRKGKVGASIKVDIEKLDGLVNAVGELVIMQAMVQQNPLVSSIADPKLTKDFSQLSRITSELQKTAMAMRMVPIRQTFQKMTRLVRDLSKKSGKLVDLVMIGEETEIDRNMVDSIYDPLVHMIRNSVDHGVQTPEERKKIGKSATGMVKLSAYQKGGYIVIEIEDDGNGLNSEKIRKKAIDRGIIKEGENLNDHELNNLIFLPGFSTADKITDVSGRGVGMDVVKKAVDKLRGKVEVISQPGEGSQFVIRLPLTLAIIDGIIVRVGEERYIIPTIAIQESMKPEPEKYNTVQGKGETLMVRNKLVPIIRLCEVFNIDGANEDPWNSIVVVIENEGRQRALMVDELLGKQEVVIKSLGGYLKDIPGVAGGTILGDGRVGLILDLAGLISTGDGKQKLESADDEGE; via the coding sequence ATGGCAGGAAAGAAAAGAGGGGTTTCCGAGCTCCTGGAAGAAATGGCCCTGAAAATCATGATGGTGGAGCCGGGGACCCTTGGTGAAGTGGGTGAGCTGCTCGGCTTTATTGAAGAGTTCATGAGCCTTGACCAGAGTGCCTCTCCTCCCGAATTGTTCAGAATGGCCGATTTACTCCAGAAAGCGCTGGAGAAAATCATCATGGCCGAGCTTGACGATTCGGCCGGGAATTATGAACGGATCGGACAATGTATTGTCTATATGCAGGAGATCAACCGCAAGGGAACGTCTGAAGCGGCGGATGTTGAAAAATTCTGCAATGATTTGAAGGCGACCGGTTTTGCTGTCAGTCCGCAGATTTTCAGTGGTGATTCAAGCGCTCAGGCAGTTGAAGAGCCTGCCGGTAAAGAGCAGTCGACGGAAGAAGATGTCAATCTTGATTTTCTTCAGGATAAGGAGCTGCTGACCGGCTTCATCGAAGAAGCCTTCGATCATCTGGAGTCCATAGAGGTAAACGTACTTGATCTTGAACAGAATCCCGATGACCTTGAAATTATCAATAATATATTCCGCCCCTTTCATACCATCAAAGGAGTGTCCGGGTTTCTGAATCTGAAAACCATCAACAAGCTTGCCCATACAACCGAGAATCTTCTCGACGATGTCAGGAACGGAGTCCGGGAAATGGACTCGGAAGTTATTGATGTCGTATTAAGCGTGGGTGACGCTTTGAAATCGATGGTTGAGAATATCAAGGATGTTCTCGAGAAAGGTGTCGACAGTTACAAACAGTTTGATATCAGTGGGTTTGTAAAAAGGATTAGTGTTCTCCGTGAGGGAGGAAGTTTGCCTGCCGAAGCCGGAAAAGCTGCCGAAAGAACTGTTCCGGCAAAAGAGAGTGATGATCCGGTACCAGCTGATACCGAGACGGGAAAAGGAGAGGAGCCCTCCGGATCTGATCCGGATAGTGATAAAAAGAGCGATGACGGGCAATCCAGAAAAGGGAAGGTCGGCGCCTCGATCAAGGTTGATATTGAAAAACTGGACGGCCTGGTCAACGCGGTCGGCGAGCTTGTGATCATGCAGGCAATGGTCCAGCAGAACCCGCTGGTTTCTTCCATCGCAGATCCTAAACTTACAAAGGATTTCTCCCAGCTTTCCAGAATCACCAGCGAGTTGCAGAAAACGGCCATGGCGATGCGGATGGTGCCGATCCGGCAGACTTTCCAGAAGATGACCAGACTGGTGCGGGACCTGTCGAAAAAATCCGGCAAGCTGGTCGACCTGGTGATGATCGGTGAAGAAACCGAGATTGACCGCAATATGGTCGATTCAATTTATGATCCTCTGGTCCATATGATCCGCAACTCAGTGGATCATGGTGTTCAGACTCCCGAGGAAAGAAAGAAGATCGGCAAGTCGGCGACCGGAATGGTCAAGCTCAGTGCCTATCAGAAGGGCGGCTATATCGTCATCGAAATTGAAGATGACGGCAACGGTCTCAACAGCGAGAAAATCAGGAAGAAGGCCATTGATCGGGGGATTATCAAGGAGGGCGAAAACCTGAATGATCACGAACTCAACAACCTGATCTTTCTTCCGGGATTTTCAACGGCCGATAAAATAACCGACGTCTCGGGTCGGGGGGTCGGCATGGATGTTGTCAAGAAAGCGGTGGACAAACTCAGAGGCAAGGTTGAGGTCATAAGCCAGCCCGGAGAGGGTTCGCAGTTTGTCATAAGGTTGCCGCTGACCCTCGCCATTATTGACGGAATCATCGTCCGGGTCGGAGAGGAGAGATACATCATTCCCACCATCGCCATCCAGGAATCCATGAAGCCGGAACCGGAGAAGTACAATACCGTTCAAGGCAAAGGGGAGACCCTGATGGTCAGGAACAAACTGGTCCCCATTATCCGCCTCTGCGAGGTGTTCAATATTGATGGCGCCAACGAGGACCCATGGAACTCCATCGTTGTGGTGATAGAGAATGAGGGTCGCCAGAGGGCTCTGATGGTCGATGAGCTTCTTGGCAAGCAGGAGGTGGTGATCAAGAGCCTTGGCGGCTACCTGAAAGATATTCCGGGGGTTGCCGGTGGAACTATCCTTGGTGACGGGAGGGTGGGTTTAATTTTGGACCTTGCGGGTCTTATTTCAACAGGTGATGGCAAACAGAAGCTGGAATCGGCCGATGACGAGGGCGAGTGA
- a CDS encoding transglycosylase domain-containing protein: MLRRLFFLLLGTGTSLGAVGLLLFSWLVVLDPGEEIQQASIEKILAVESPVYYSGGKDKVGVFFETAHRQYVPYEHIPQEFISGIIAAEDRKFFSHYGIDVLGVLRAIAANIRAGRVVQGGSTITQQTAKNLFKRKDRSIASKLKELLFALRLEYHYPKEKILEFYANQFYVSGNGRGLGVAARYYFNKDASELNLLECAFIAGSVKRPNYYNPFIKKDEADQAAARERSRLRVKYVLGQMARNGLLSQPVFEENLGQEIPFNQGKMYFSLNTIMDMVKEAMDEPEVVEAFSEHGISNMATSGVKVITSIEKDLQEKSFYTLRKELSRLDVRLRGYEREAVQQEYLANNRNIEREEGRGSFHFGRVIQIEDGAMPRISVAIDGTRPDRSDAYIDRKGLMNLLTPFVKHEKQLWSTAGKSDIPKLLAMLKEGDLVYVSVRDVDADTGAQILDLEKYPQVQGGLLAMREGMIRAMVGGMENRYFNRAISARRPMGSVVKPLVYAAALQLGWNTMDVLNNERNVFVYQNMPYFPRPDHTSPYKGVSMSWAGVHSENLATIWLLYHLCDHLSLAQFKDVLAFLSLDQLPEESATAYKRRIRDSFGIVVDDDALYEIAFSRAITELEPDLIFAGKMKEYEIVSKFHYGTNFDKFVEAVDEDLGLVENADGKRTENIYEDESLREEKDRKKKLKEAKLRKSLLKQNYLRYKKFLDGLNQVKISVASLAEESEEIPIYRNQQTGDYIYHELERKEPEPGEENGEGLEGVVEYEPVPVEWRKVDRSELVRSISSMQGNEEEEFWDGVLIDNMLASGTIELLNEVIEKEYTVLNELPPYSQEVLYKVRDFRVMAGLQYIIGLCRAMGIESKLDPVLSFPLGSNVLSLLEVARAYEGMLTGSIRWNGDQGGGENLSIIESIEGSDGEIIFKPLQTERQVLAQETSIALGDILRKVVKYGTGRYADQNIKLTSNDPELNRQLTELDIDVPVVGKTGTANRFTNASFAGGVPGIIQGNGFSFPEGYILTAYVGFDDNTPMVWKTTNITGSAGALPAWTSVAGHILKTRGYAAKLDLVDISFSGITEYPLSYPALGQMEIRVDPKRGGLASTETQSDATILTFGEEISGGRIKPARFFKPYWMSEQR, from the coding sequence ATGTTAAGAAGACTTTTTTTTCTCTTGCTGGGTACAGGTACATCCCTGGGTGCGGTCGGCTTGCTGCTGTTCTCATGGCTTGTGGTTCTGGACCCTGGTGAGGAGATTCAGCAGGCCAGCATCGAAAAGATCCTGGCGGTTGAGAGCCCTGTTTATTACAGCGGGGGAAAGGACAAGGTCGGGGTGTTTTTCGAGACCGCCCACCGTCAGTACGTTCCATACGAGCATATTCCTCAAGAATTCATCTCCGGGATCATCGCCGCCGAAGACCGGAAATTTTTCAGTCATTACGGGATAGATGTTCTCGGGGTACTGAGAGCAATTGCCGCCAATATCAGGGCAGGTCGAGTGGTGCAAGGCGGGAGCACCATTACCCAGCAGACCGCCAAAAACCTGTTCAAGCGCAAAGACCGGTCGATCGCCTCAAAACTCAAAGAGCTTCTTTTTGCCCTGCGGCTTGAATATCACTACCCGAAAGAGAAGATCCTTGAATTTTATGCCAATCAGTTCTATGTGAGCGGCAACGGCAGGGGGCTTGGCGTTGCCGCCCGTTATTATTTCAACAAGGATGCCTCTGAGCTGAATCTGCTTGAATGCGCTTTCATTGCCGGAAGTGTCAAGCGCCCCAATTATTACAATCCTTTTATTAAAAAAGATGAAGCCGACCAGGCGGCCGCACGGGAGAGATCCCGCCTGCGTGTCAAATACGTCCTGGGGCAGATGGCCAGGAACGGGCTTTTGAGTCAGCCGGTTTTTGAGGAAAATCTCGGGCAGGAGATCCCTTTCAACCAGGGGAAGATGTATTTCTCGCTGAACACGATCATGGATATGGTCAAAGAGGCCATGGATGAACCGGAGGTAGTCGAGGCTTTCAGTGAGCATGGCATCAGCAATATGGCGACCTCCGGGGTGAAGGTCATTACCAGTATTGAAAAAGACCTTCAGGAGAAAAGTTTTTATACCCTGCGCAAGGAGCTGTCTCGCCTGGATGTGCGTTTGCGCGGGTATGAAAGGGAAGCGGTGCAGCAGGAATATCTGGCTAATAACAGAAACATCGAACGTGAGGAGGGCAGGGGGTCATTTCATTTCGGGCGGGTCATTCAAATTGAAGATGGCGCTATGCCCAGGATAAGCGTCGCGATTGACGGGACCAGGCCTGATCGGTCTGACGCTTATATAGACCGCAAAGGGTTGATGAATCTGCTGACACCTTTCGTCAAACATGAGAAGCAGCTCTGGTCCACGGCGGGCAAGAGTGATATTCCCAAGCTTCTTGCAATGCTTAAGGAAGGGGATCTCGTTTACGTCAGTGTCCGAGACGTTGATGCTGATACCGGAGCGCAAATTCTTGACCTTGAGAAATATCCGCAGGTCCAGGGTGGTCTTCTGGCGATGCGGGAAGGGATGATCCGGGCCATGGTCGGCGGGATGGAAAACCGTTATTTCAATCGGGCCATTTCTGCCAGGAGACCCATGGGCTCGGTCGTGAAGCCTCTCGTCTATGCCGCGGCACTCCAGCTGGGCTGGAACACCATGGACGTGCTGAATAACGAACGGAATGTGTTTGTGTACCAGAACATGCCTTATTTCCCCAGGCCTGACCACACCAGCCCCTACAAGGGGGTTTCCATGAGCTGGGCGGGTGTTCATTCAGAGAATCTTGCCACAATCTGGCTTCTTTACCACCTCTGCGACCATCTCTCCCTTGCCCAGTTTAAAGATGTGCTTGCCTTTCTGTCACTGGACCAGTTGCCGGAAGAGTCCGCTACCGCATACAAGAGAAGAATCCGCGATTCTTTCGGGATTGTCGTTGATGATGATGCCCTCTACGAAATCGCTTTTTCCCGGGCTATTACCGAGCTTGAGCCGGATCTGATATTTGCCGGCAAAATGAAAGAGTATGAAATCGTCAGCAAGTTTCATTACGGTACAAATTTTGACAAGTTTGTTGAAGCTGTTGATGAAGATCTTGGGCTGGTAGAAAATGCAGATGGTAAAAGAACGGAAAACATATATGAAGATGAATCCCTCAGAGAGGAAAAAGATCGCAAGAAAAAACTGAAAGAGGCAAAATTGCGGAAAAGTCTCCTGAAACAGAACTATCTGAGGTATAAAAAATTCCTTGATGGGCTTAATCAGGTCAAGATCAGTGTCGCTTCTCTGGCGGAGGAGTCTGAAGAGATTCCCATTTACCGCAACCAGCAGACCGGCGATTATATCTACCATGAACTTGAGAGAAAAGAGCCGGAGCCTGGAGAAGAAAATGGAGAGGGTCTGGAAGGTGTGGTGGAGTATGAGCCTGTTCCGGTGGAATGGCGCAAGGTGGATCGGTCGGAGCTGGTCAGAAGCATCTCTTCAATGCAGGGAAATGAGGAGGAAGAATTCTGGGACGGAGTGCTGATTGACAACATGCTGGCATCCGGCACCATTGAACTTCTGAACGAGGTCATTGAAAAGGAGTATACTGTCCTGAATGAATTGCCTCCATACAGTCAGGAGGTCCTCTACAAGGTGCGTGATTTCAGGGTTATGGCCGGGCTCCAGTATATTATCGGCCTTTGCCGGGCCATGGGTATTGAAAGCAAGCTGGATCCGGTTCTCTCTTTCCCTCTCGGGTCCAATGTCCTGAGCCTTCTCGAAGTGGCAAGAGCTTATGAAGGGATGCTCACCGGCAGCATCAGATGGAATGGCGATCAGGGCGGCGGAGAGAATCTGTCGATTATCGAAAGCATTGAAGGGAGCGATGGTGAGATTATTTTTAAGCCGCTCCAGACAGAGAGGCAGGTTCTGGCCCAGGAGACTTCGATTGCCCTGGGTGATATTCTAAGAAAAGTTGTCAAATATGGAACTGGAAGGTATGCTGACCAGAATATTAAATTGACCAGCAATGATCCGGAACTGAACAGGCAGCTTACCGAACTTGATATTGATGTGCCGGTCGTCGGCAAGACCGGAACTGCCAACAGATTCACGAATGCCAGTTTTGCCGGAGGAGTGCCCGGGATAATCCAGGGGAATGGTTTCTCGTTTCCTGAAGGGTATATTCTGACGGCATATGTGGGTTTCGATGACAACACGCCGATGGTCTGGAAAACCACAAACATAACCGGTTCGGCAGGTGCTCTGCCGGCCTGGACCAGTGTCGCCGGCCACATACTGAAAACCAGGGGGTACGCAGCCAAGCTCGATCTGGTTGACATATCCTTTTCGGGGATCACTGAATATCCCCTTTCATACCCGGCCCTGGGGCAGATGGAAATCAGGGTCGATCCCAAAAGAGGCGGCTTGGCAAGCACCGAGACTCAATCTGACGCGACTATCCTGACCTTTGGGGAAGAGATCAGCGGCGGACGGATCAAGCCGGCAAGATTTTTCAAACCTTACTGGATGTCTGAACAAAGATGA